In the genome of Candoia aspera isolate rCanAsp1 chromosome 1, rCanAsp1.hap2, whole genome shotgun sequence, one region contains:
- the FLRT3 gene encoding leucine-rich repeat transmembrane protein FLRT3 encodes MISVTWSFILIWTKIGLLLKMAPHFISAKSCPSVCRCDAGFIYCNDRDLTSIPTGIPGDATTLYLQNNQINNAGIPSELKTLIKVERIYLYHNSLDEFPINLPKYVRELHLQENNIRTITYDSLSQIPYLEELHLDDNSVSAVSIEDGAFRDNIYLRLLFLSRNHLSTIPWGLPKTIEELRLDDNRISTISELSLQDLTNLKRLVLDGNLLSNHGLGEKVFTNLVNLTELSLVRNSLTAAPVNLPGTNLRKLYLQENHINHVPPNAFAYLRQLYRLDMSNNNLSNLPQGVFDDLDNITQLFLRNNPWRCGCKMKWVRDWLQTLPLKVNVRGLMCQAPEKVRGMAIKDLNKELFDCKGEDIVSTIQITASIPNTLYPVQGHWPISVTKSPEIKTANPHKNYRTASPTQEIITIVVKSVSTETIHISWKVALPMTALRLSWLKMGHSPAFGSITETIVTGDRNDYLLTALEPDSPYRVCMVPMETSNIYLYDETPVCIETETAPLRMYNPTTTLNHEQEKEPYKNSNLPLAAIIGGAVALVAMALLALVCWYVHRNGSLFSRNCTYSKGRRRKDDYAEAGTKKDNSILEIRETSFQMISLNNEQVSKEEFVIHTIFPPNGMNLYKNNHSESSSNRSYRDSGIPDSDHSHS; translated from the coding sequence ATGATCAGTGTAACCTGGAGCTTCATCCTTATTTGGACAAAGATAGGGCTGTTGCTCAAGATGGCACCTCACTTTATCAGTGCCAAATCATGCCCTTCCGTATGCCGCTGTGATGCAGGATTCATTTACTGCAATGATCGTGACTTGACTTCTATTCCAACTGGGATTCCAGGGGATGCTACAACTCTTTACCTTCAGAACAATCAAATTAATAATGCTGGAATTCCTTCCGAACTAAAAACCTTAATAAAAGTAGAGAGAATTTATTTATATCACAACAGCTTGGATGAATTCCCTATCAACCTTCCAAAATATGTCAGAGAATTGCATTTGCAAGAAAATAACATAAGGACAATTACTTATGATTCACTGTCACAAATTCCTTATCTAGAAGAATTGCATTTGGATGATAATTCTGTTTCTGCTGTTAGTATTGAAGACGGAGCCTTCCGGGATAATATTTATCTCAGACTACTTTTTCTTTCTCGAAATCACCTTAGCACCATTCCCTGGGGCTTGCCTAAAACAATAGAAGAGCTGCGCTTGGATGATAATCGTATTTCCACAATTTCAGAGCTGTCCCTTCAAGATCTTACAAATTTAAAACGTCTAGTTTTAGATGGAAATCTCTTAAGCAATCATGGATTAGGAGAGAAGGTCTTCACAAATCTAGTCAATTTAACTGAACTCTCACTAGTTCGTAATTCTCTTACAGCAGCTCCAGTAAATTTGCCAGGCACAAATCTGAGAAAGCTTTATTTACAAGAAAACCATATCAATCATGTACCACCTAATGCTTTTGCATATCTACGACAACTATATCGATTAGATATGTCAAACAACAATCTCAGTAATTTACCTCAGGGTGTCTTTGATGACCTAGACAATATAACCCAATTGTTTCTTCGCAACAATCCTTGGCGCTGTGGGTGCAAAATGAAATGGGTTCGTGATTGGCTACAAACCCTGCCCCTCAAAGTTAATGTGCGTGGACTGATGTGTCAAGCACCAGAAAAAGTGCGTGGGATGGCTATCAAAGACCTAAACAAAGAGTTATTTGATTGTAAAGGTGAAGATATTGTAAGCACGATCCAAATTACTGCTTCAATACCAAACACTTTATACCCTGTGCAAGGACACTGGCCCATTTCTGTGACCAAATCTCCTGAAATAAAGACTGCTAATccacataaaaattacagaacAGCTTCCCCAACGCAGGAAATCATTACCATAGTTGTAAAATCCGTAAGTACGGAGACTATTCATATTTCTTGGAAAGTTGCACTACCCATGACTGCTCTGAGACTTAGTTGGCTCAAAATGGGTCACAGCCCAGCCTTTGGATCTATAACTGAAACCATTGTTACAGGGGACCGAAATGACTATCTGCTCACAGCACTTGAGCCAGATTCCCCATACCGTGTATGCATGGTTCCCATGGAAACCAGTAACATTTATCTATATGATGAAACTCCTGTCTGTATAGAGACTGAAACTGCTCCCCTCAGAATGTACAATCCTACAACAACCCTAAACCATGAACAAGAGAAAGAACCATACAAGAACTCTAACTTGCCCTTAGCTGCCATCATAGGGGGTGCAGTGGCACTGGTAGCTATGGCATTGCTTGCTTTAGTCTGTTGGTATGTCCACAGGAATGGTTCCTTGTTCTCGAGAAATTGTACCTATAGCAAAGGACGGCGAAGAAAAGATGACTATGCTGAGGCTGGAACTAAGAAGGACAATTCCATCCTAGAGATCAGGGAGACTTCTTTTCAGATGATCTCTCTGAACAATGAGCAAGTGTCTAAAGAGGAGTTTGTAATACATACCATATTTCCACCTAATGGAATGAATCTGTATAAAAACAACCACAGTGAAAGCAGTAGTAACAGAAGCTACAGAGACAGTGGTATACCTGATTCAGATCACTCACATTCATGA